The genomic region ACCTTTTTTGCTAATGCCCAGGAAACCGATCAACGATTATATGATATCATAGATGAAGTCTCAGCAGATAGTATTGAACACGATATTAGAAAACTGGCTGGCTTCGGAACAAGAAATACCTTCAGTGATACCGTTTCTGATACTCGTGGTATAGGCGCTGCCAGAAGATGGATAAGATCTGAGTTTGAAAATATATCCTCTAAATGTGATAATTGTCTGGATGTTTTTTACCAAAAAGATTATGTGACTCCAGAAGATGGAGAACGTATTCCTAAAGAAGCCTGGGTAGTAAATGTAGTCGCTATTCAAAAAGGTACCAAGTATCCTAATCGTTATGTCATTATGAGTGGTGATATAGATTCTCGTGCCAGCAATACTATGGATTTTACTACAGATGCTCCGGGTGCCAATGACAATGCCAGCGGAATGGCAGGTACTATTGAAGCTGCTCGGGTGTTATCAAAATATAATTTTGAAAGCAGTATTATTTATGTAGGCCTGTCGGGTGAAGAGCAGGGACTTTTCGGAGGAAAAGGTCTGGCGGAATATGCCAAAAAGAATAACTGGGATATCATCGGGATTCTTAATAATGATATGATCGGAAATATTGAAGGCGTAGACGGAGTCATTGATAATAGAAGTTTCAGGATCTTTTCTGAACCTGTCCCTCCTACCGAAACTGAACGCGAAAGAGAAATGAGAAGGTTCTACGGTGGCGAAGTTGATGGAATATCCAGACAATTGGCAAGATACATTCATGATCATGTAGAAACTTATATGCCAGAGATGAACCCCATGATGATCTATCGTTTAGACAGGTTTGGACGTGGCGGGCATCACAGGCCTTTCAATGACCTTGGATTTGCCGGGGTAAGAATCATGGAGGCACATGAGAACTACAATCGTCAGCATCAGGACATCCGTACCGAAAACGGTATTAATTATGGGGATGTGGTTGAAGGTGTAAATTTTGAGTATGCTAAGAAATTAACTGCAGTGAATGCTATAAACCTCGCAAGTCTTGCCTGGGCACCACCCGCACCGGCCAAGGTAGAAATTGGAGGAATCGTTGAGCCAAATACAAAATTAAGGTGGGAAGCTGTAGACGGAGATATCGCCGGCTATAAGATATACTGGAGAGATACCACTGCCCCACAATGGCAACATTCTAGATTTGTAGGTGATGTTACCGAATTTACTTTAGACGGAATTGTAATAGATAACTATTTATTCGGAGTTGCAGCTGTTGGAAAAAATGGCCATGAGAGTCTGGTGGTTTTTCCTTCGGGCACTTTTAGATAAGAAATATTCAATATTATGAAAAATCTTAGATCAGGATTCCTGTTGATTCTTTTTTTTTCACTCCTAATTTCCTGTAAAAATAACAGTGAAAAGGGTGAAGATGTTTCAACAAATGAAAAGAGCCAGGTAAACGATAAGAGCTCTGAAACAGGCGAACTTTCAAATTCTCCAAGGCATCATGAATGGGTAACCCTTTCACATGGCGATAGGGAGTTTGAAGCATTTGTGGTTTATCCAGAATCTAAGGAGAAAGCAAAACCGGTAATAGTTATTCATGAAAACCGGGGATTGAACGATTGGGCTCGTCTGTTTGCAGACAAACTTGCAGCACAAGGCTACCTCGTAATAGCTCCAGATCTTATTTCGAATACCGTGGAAGGGAAAAAGAAAACCACAGATTTCGAAAATCCTGATGCATCGAGAGAAGCGATCTATGACCTGGATAAGGATCAGGTTACTGCAGATCTCAATGCAGCTTATGAATACATTAAAAATGATCCCGCTTCTACTGGAGAAGTTGCCGTAGTAGGTTTCTGCTGGGGAGGCTCACAAACCTTTAGATACGCTACAAATAATCCTGATATAACTTCAGCTCATGTATTTTATGGGACTGCACCAAAAGATGAAGAAGTATTCTCAAATATCAATGCACCCGTTTACGGATATTATGGAGAAAATGATAACAGGGTCAACTCTACTATTGAAGAAACTGAAAAGTATATGAAAGCAGCCGGAAAGACTTATGACTATAAGATCTATGATAATGCCGGCCATGCCTTTATGAGAAGTGGGCATCAACCAGATGGTGAGCCGGGTAATAAAAAAGCCCATGACCAGGCCTGGGACAGATTACTTAAAAACCTGAAATAGGAAATCTTTCGAAATGATTATTTCTGGGGTCGGAAAATTGACTTTGTGGTAATATCCTAAATGATGTTTTCCCTTTCCGAATGGTGGATAGCTTTTTCACTATCTCTGAAGTAGCAGGTACTAACATTCAGAGTTTCCAGGTTAGACAAAACCTTCTGAACCTTTCCGTTCTGCTTACTGGTGGTTTGCCTTATATAAACAGCTTTGATATTCATGGGAAAGGTTTTACAGATCCTTTCATATAAATAGGGATCATGCTGTGAATCATCACCAAGAAGCACATATTTAAGGTTGGGATAGAACGAAATAATATCCTTGATCTTAATAAACTTATGATCGTGGTTCCCCCTTCCAGTACTTACAAAATCGCGTAATCCAGTCTTGATCTTTTTAAGCTTGATTACTGCCTTCGGAAGTTCATGCATATCGGCAAATTCAGCGATGAAATCATATAAATTCCATTCGCTACTGGAAACATAGAAAAAGGAGTTCGTCGCCTCTTTACTGTTCTGTCCGGCCTGACTAAGCCGAGTATAATGTTTCACCACATCGTCAAACACCTTTCTTTTATTGATGTTCTTGGAAAGCATCACGTAAAGCTTTTTAAAAAGACTATTACTATGTGATATCAGGAAAGTATCATCTATATCTGATATTATGGCCAGTTTACTTGGATAAGGTTTTAAAAGCTCACCTTTTTCTATCATCCCAAACTCATACATTTTGCAAGTCACTTCATATTCATGCCAGCCTGGTTCTAGCGGAGTATTATACGGAATGGTAAATCTAAAATAACCGTCCTTCTGGGTCTTCGTAGTTACGTCCAGATCTCTGAACTTTAGTCTGACCTTAAAATTTTCCAGAGGCTTGATCCTGAATTTATGAAGTATAGCATGCGCATGCTTAATACCTTTCTTATCAATACTGAATTTATCTGGCGCCCAGGATTCAAATAAATGTCCGAAAACTACAAGTTCTTCATCATTCACATATCCACGGTACAACTTAAGGTCTAGTTTCAAAATATTGGCCTTTTTTTAAAATTCCTTCAATCCAAAATACTTAATTTTAGGCGTTTCATAAAGATTACAGAATGAATTTTAAGGAAGTTTTATTGATTGTAAATCCTATTTCAGGGCATACTGACAAAAAAAGGATCATTTCCAGGGTAAAGGAACATATGGCAGAGATCCAGGCGGGTTTTCATATGTATATGACTACCGGAGAAAATGATGTAGAAAAAATTCAGTCAGAGATTAAAGAGAATAAAATTGACCGGGTACTTGTTGCTGGTGGAGATGGCACCATTAACATGGTTGCAGAAGCCATTAAGAAATACGATCTCACGCTCGGGATAATACCTGCAGGATCTGCTAATGGTTTAGCCGTAAATTTTGAACTTCCTGAAGAACTTAACGCCCAGATAGAGGTCGCCCTGGGAGATCATTATATAGATCTAGATCTGCTTTGCTTAAATGATATTATCTGTCTGCATATGAGCGATCTGGGCATTAATGCTGAACTCATCAGGAATTATGAGAATTCTTCTATTAGAGGAAAGTTCGGGTATTTGATACAATCTATCCCGACTCTGATTCAGAGCGAATATCCTTTCGACTTCCTTATTGAAACCGAAGATTTTTGCAGAGAAGCAAAGGCAGTTTTACTGGGATTTGCCAATGTTAAGAAATATGGCACCGGGGCAAACGTGAATCCAAATGGAGTTCCTAATGATGGAATATTTGAAATCCTGATCTTCAAGAAATTGAGCCTTGGAGAAATACTTAAAACTCTAAGAAATGAAACCGATCTGGATCCAGAATTTGTTGAGATCGTCCCGGCAAAAAAAGCGAATGTAATTTGTAAAAAACCTGTTTCTTTTCAGGTAGACGGTGAATATATTGGCAAGGAGACACAGATAGAGATCAAAATGATCCCGGAAAAATTGAGAATAGCTATCCCGTAGTTCCTACTCTCTATTTAGCTAAAGGAAGGAATATTTCTGCCTTCCAGTTCATATGATCACTATCTATTTTAGGATTATCGTAATAGATCTCCATTGGGCCTTCCTCTACCTCCAGCCCGAGGTCTTTAGCCATAGAGATAAGATCGAACCAGCTAACATGAGAAAGACGATAATTCCCATTGAATATAAGTTTCAGCGCCTTTTCAGAAGGGTATTTCTTTAACTGGATATTTTGTGTCTCTTTTAGGTGACTTATATCCTCCACCGGAAAGCAAAAATCAAAATCTATAAGATCTTTATCCCGATCCCAGTTGGTTACCTTTAGAAATGGATAGCCGCGTAGGTTTGTTTTATTCTTAAGAATGTAATTTTCCAGAACTGAAATCGTACGCATCATTTCTGCTGCCTTTCCTGTAAGAGATATATTATTGGAAGAACTACAAATGCATTCCATTTCAGGAGTATTCGTAACTTCCTTTTCCGGAGTTATTTTATATTGTTCCTGATGATCCTTTAGCTCCCGCTTAAAACTTAAGATATTCTGCTTTAAAGTATCTATATAACTACTATTTTGAAACGGGTTTACAATATCTATACGATTTCCTAATTTATTTTTATCAGATAAAACATTAAGCGTTATAGCAGTTGAACTGTCATTTAATTTCTCCAGCTCCCACTTGAGCTCAAGAGAATTGGCACTATCTAATTTAATGCGCTGGGTCAGCGAATTAAAGTCGGTTCTGTCTACAATCTCAATGTCTCCTGAGTTTCCGGAAGAATTCAGTTTTTTCCATTCCGATAGCTCATATAAAACTGCTCCCGGGCCATACCTGGCGGTAGTTTCGAATTGATAATCGTACTTTTTAATAAATAGATACCAGCCAAGACCGGCAATGCAAAGGACCAGTAAGGCAATTAGATTTTTTTTCATGTTCAATTTGAAGCCAGACTTTGTTTATTGGGGCTTAATTTTAAATTCTCTACTACAAATGTACCTAGTTCACGCCCCTGTTTTAAACCAACCTCTATAGCTGCCCGGTAGTGAATGCCACCAAATAACCTGCTATTTGCAGCTTCCCTTGAAGCTTCGTTGAAAGAATTGAAAGTCCTTACAGGAAGACCATAATGAGTTTCGGTATCGTCTTCAAAAGAGAAATTATCACCGAAAATATCGGTTAGAACCATCGCAGCAGCACCCGAAACTACAGAATGTCCACTGGTATATTCAGGAAAAGGCGGAGTCTGTAATACAGGCGACCAATTTTCATCAATATATTTATTAATAAGCGTTTCCGGTCTTACCAGGTTGCTACGATATTTTTCATCCCAGCAACTAATAAAGGCATCGGCCATTGCAATTGACGTTCTTGTATAAGCGTAGACCGTTTTTTCAAAATCTGAATTCGATTTTCTACAGGCAATCTTTGTGATCCCGATCCAGTGACCTCCAGGAGTGATCTTTTTTGTTGCGAACATTAAATGCCCCTTCTGCGTGGATACATAAGGATTACAATCCCAGAATTTAGCTATTTCAAGCTTTTCATTTTTATCACTGTCCCCAATTTCATCCATTTCTTTTTTAACCTCATATACTTCAACCAGTTCCTTATAGAATTCAGAATCCGGTTCCATCGAAAATTCCGGCGGAGGAGCAGGTCTAAATTGATTAGCCGAATCGATCACAAAAGGTCTAATTTTCATCCAGTGTGGTTCAATCCCGTCCATATAGGAAGGCGGAGTAGGCTGCCACCTGCTTTCATCATCTGTATACAGCGAAAACTTGGGCATGGTACGAGTTTCAGCATAATTATCTTTACTCATCCAACCTTTGATATGTTGTGCCACCTGTAACCCATATTCTTTAGATTTTCTAAAACTTTCAGGATTCTTTTTTTCCCAGCTCTTATAGATACTATCCCGGAAATTGCCAATGCGATCTTCAGAAAAGATCAGACTTTTCCCAATTTCATAAAATGCAACGATAGAAGAAATCCTGGGATTCAAACCAGCAGTATCTTTTGGTGCAGGTATAGGAGTAAGTTCATTTACCTGTCCTACTAAGCTGGAATATTCTGTTTCACCCGCCTGTAAGGCTTCATAGGCCGCGATATTTGAATAGGCGTAGATCCTGCTTGCTACCGGTGGTGAAAAGATATCATGCACCTGTATCTCTGTAAGTTTATCAACAGCGATATGATAATCTTCAGAGGATACCACAATTGGTTCATCCTTTTTACATGAAATAAAAAGAAGCAGGGAAATCGTTACTAATATTGTATTATTTAAAAGCTTCATTCGGGATCATGATATTTATAAATTATCGGTTCTGCATCGTTCACAAATCCGATCAAGTATTTAATACTATTAATATTTATTTCAATTAGCCTGTTTACAGGTTTACCGGTAAAATCAATTCCGGTTCTGTCCTTAGTTTTAATTTTCCCCCCAGAGGTAATCACCGCACCGGGAAAGGCTCCATATGCTCCATGGTAAGGGGTGACACCAAAATAATTACCTCCAAGGATCGCTATTTCAGCATTCTGTACAAGATTTTCCTGTACTAATATAGTATTTATAGGTGCAAATTGTAAATTTTTGTTAAATGGAATAAAAACCATTTTTCCATCATCATTTCTTAAATAGCCAGATTCAATTGTTCTTATTTCCAGGATCGTCGATTTATCAAGGGATTCACCGAAGATCTCTTCTATATTTTTGCCTGCAAATTTCTTATAATTAGGAAATTTTTTCTTTAAAAAATTCATCTGCGCGGTTAGCTCATCTAACCCGGCAAAAGTGAAATATTCACCATTGATATTCCTGGCAAGAATGGTTTCCGAATTTCCATTTTCATCGATATCTCCGTAATACATTCTTAAAGGTTGCTGAGCAGAGGCCTTGAATTTGGAATTTAATCCCCAATTACCGAGAAGGTAATCAAGATCACCATCGCCATCTATATCAAAAGGTTCTATTGCCTGCCACAGTCCGGTTAAGTTATCCAATTCTGAATCACTTAAAGGATTTAATTTACCCTCAGTATTTTTGAATATCCTCGGGGCCATCCACTCCCCTACCAGAATAAGTTCTGGAAAATCGTCCCCATCCATATCATTCCAAACCGCATCTGTGATCATACCGGCATTTTTGAGCTCGTCATTCTCCACAAGCCGAAAATTACCGTTTATGTTTTCCAGTAAGAATGATTCAGGGGTTTTACCAAAATCACCAGCAATAGCGCGTCCTCCTACGAAGATATCAAGATCGCCATCCTTATCCATATCTGCAGAAACAACCACCCCGGCATCTGAATAATATTCTGGGAGCTCGATCTTTTTCCAGCCACCATCATTTTGGATCCAGTAATTATCTTTTAATACATCAAATTTTCCATTGAACTCTCCACCGCCGGTTACATAAAAAAGATCATTTTTACCATCATTATTAAAATCAGCGATCTCCACTCCGCGAACTTCCGCATTGGTAGTTTCGTTAAGAAATGGAAAATCTGCCTTTTCAAGACCAGCCTTGTTTTGTAAATAGACCTCTGACTTAACTCCCCTGGAATTTCCTATAAAAATATCCTTTAAACCATCATTATTAAGGTCTCCAGTGGCTGCTACCGGCATTTCATCTGAAATTCGATAAGGAATAAGC from Gramella sp. MT6 harbors:
- a CDS encoding YegS/Rv2252/BmrU family lipid kinase, encoding MNFKEVLLIVNPISGHTDKKRIISRVKEHMAEIQAGFHMYMTTGENDVEKIQSEIKENKIDRVLVAGGDGTINMVAEAIKKYDLTLGIIPAGSANGLAVNFELPEELNAQIEVALGDHYIDLDLLCLNDIICLHMSDLGINAELIRNYENSSIRGKFGYLIQSIPTLIQSEYPFDFLIETEDFCREAKAVLLGFANVKKYGTGANVNPNGVPNDGIFEILIFKKLSLGEILKTLRNETDLDPEFVEIVPAKKANVICKKPVSFQVDGEYIGKETQIEIKMIPEKLRIAIP
- a CDS encoding dienelactone hydrolase family protein, with the translated sequence MKNLRSGFLLILFFSLLISCKNNSEKGEDVSTNEKSQVNDKSSETGELSNSPRHHEWVTLSHGDREFEAFVVYPESKEKAKPVIVIHENRGLNDWARLFADKLAAQGYLVIAPDLISNTVEGKKKTTDFENPDASREAIYDLDKDQVTADLNAAYEYIKNDPASTGEVAVVGFCWGGSQTFRYATNNPDITSAHVFYGTAPKDEEVFSNINAPVYGYYGENDNRVNSTIEETEKYMKAAGKTYDYKIYDNAGHAFMRSGHQPDGEPGNKKAHDQAWDRLLKNLK
- a CDS encoding M28 family metallopeptidase; the encoded protein is MKLSPRKILTFITLSGLTFFANAQETDQRLYDIIDEVSADSIEHDIRKLAGFGTRNTFSDTVSDTRGIGAARRWIRSEFENISSKCDNCLDVFYQKDYVTPEDGERIPKEAWVVNVVAIQKGTKYPNRYVIMSGDIDSRASNTMDFTTDAPGANDNASGMAGTIEAARVLSKYNFESSIIYVGLSGEEQGLFGGKGLAEYAKKNNWDIIGILNNDMIGNIEGVDGVIDNRSFRIFSEPVPPTETEREREMRRFYGGEVDGISRQLARYIHDHVETYMPEMNPMMIYRLDRFGRGGHHRPFNDLGFAGVRIMEAHENYNRQHQDIRTENGINYGDVVEGVNFEYAKKLTAVNAINLASLAWAPPAPAKVEIGGIVEPNTKLRWEAVDGDIAGYKIYWRDTTAPQWQHSRFVGDVTEFTLDGIVIDNYLFGVAAVGKNGHESLVVFPSGTFR
- a CDS encoding vanadium-dependent haloperoxidase — protein: MKLLNNTILVTISLLLFISCKKDEPIVVSSEDYHIAVDKLTEIQVHDIFSPPVASRIYAYSNIAAYEALQAGETEYSSLVGQVNELTPIPAPKDTAGLNPRISSIVAFYEIGKSLIFSEDRIGNFRDSIYKSWEKKNPESFRKSKEYGLQVAQHIKGWMSKDNYAETRTMPKFSLYTDDESRWQPTPPSYMDGIEPHWMKIRPFVIDSANQFRPAPPPEFSMEPDSEFYKELVEVYEVKKEMDEIGDSDKNEKLEIAKFWDCNPYVSTQKGHLMFATKKITPGGHWIGITKIACRKSNSDFEKTVYAYTRTSIAMADAFISCWDEKYRSNLVRPETLINKYIDENWSPVLQTPPFPEYTSGHSVVSGAAAMVLTDIFGDNFSFEDDTETHYGLPVRTFNSFNEASREAANSRLFGGIHYRAAIEVGLKQGRELGTFVVENLKLSPNKQSLASN
- a CDS encoding App1 family protein; the encoded protein is MKLDLKLYRGYVNDEELVVFGHLFESWAPDKFSIDKKGIKHAHAILHKFRIKPLENFKVRLKFRDLDVTTKTQKDGYFRFTIPYNTPLEPGWHEYEVTCKMYEFGMIEKGELLKPYPSKLAIISDIDDTFLISHSNSLFKKLYVMLSKNINKRKVFDDVVKHYTRLSQAGQNSKEATNSFFYVSSSEWNLYDFIAEFADMHELPKAVIKLKKIKTGLRDFVSTGRGNHDHKFIKIKDIISFYPNLKYVLLGDDSQHDPYLYERICKTFPMNIKAVYIRQTTSKQNGKVQKVLSNLETLNVSTCYFRDSEKAIHHSERENII